The genomic stretch GTCTTTCTAGTTTAGTTGCTTCGCGCCATTCTCCAGGTTTTAAGTCTCCTAAACTCAATTTTTCTAGGGTTTTACCTGTTTTAAAACCGATAGAAACCCGCACTAATCTTAAGGTAGGATAGCCTATAGCAGCAGTCATCCGTCTAACTTGTCGGTTTCTTCCCTCAGTTAAGGTTATTTCTAACCAAGAGGTAGGAACGGTTTTACGGTAGCGAATAGGGGGGTTACGGGGGGATAAATTCGGGGGAGTTGCTAACAGTTTTACTTGGGCCGGACGAGTACAATAATCTTTAATTTGTACCCCTTGACGTAAATGATTCAGTGTGGGTTCATCAGGAATGCGTTCTACTTGTACCCAATAAGTGCGAGGATGGGCAAATTCTCGATGGGACAAACGATGTTTTAGAGGGCCATTATTCGTTAATAATAATAACCCTTCACTATCAAAATCAAGTCTTCCGACGGAATAAATATCAGGAATTGGAATATAATCTTTAAGGGTTGGACGGGGAGTATTTGGGTTATCTTTATCAGTAAATTGACATAATACTCCATAGGGTTTATTGAACAAAATATATTGATTCATAATATTTGAGATAGGATATTTAAGGGATAAAAAATGTTTTCAGATAGATTTTAAATTATGATTTCTCCTTTTATTGTTTATAAATTTTACTACGATGGCCAATTTTAATTACTAAAACAACTAAAGTATTATTCTCGACCCTATAAATAATTCTATAGTCTCCTATTCTTATTCTTAATCTGCCATCACCATTTTTGAGTTGTTTAACATCAGGAGGATAAGGATTAATTTTTAACGTATCAATTTTATTTCTGATTCGTTCCTGAATGTCTCTAGACAGTTTTGACAGTTCTTTTTTAGCTGTTTTTAGGAATTCAATTCTATAATCTGTCATAACTTAGATTATAATCCTAACTCTTGTTTAACATCTTCCCAGGAAATCCGTTCTTGATTGTCAGGATCGGTTTCAGCTATGATAGCATCTCGTACATCTAATAAGTCTTCTAATTCTTCTGTATCAATTATGGTTAATTTTCCTTGACTGATTTGTTCTAAGAGTTCATCTACAGACAAGTTTAATTGATTCGCAAGTTGAGTAATACCTGTGATAATGTCTTGGGATAGGGTTACTTGATTCATAAGAGTTTCAGGATGTTGTAATTAATTTTAGCTTAACAAAGAATATTCTATTGCTGACTGGCGATAATTTTACTAACTTCTTGAATAGATAAGTCTAAAGCTTCAGCAATTTGTTCTGCTGTTAATCCTAATTTAACTAAACGGGGAATAGTTTCTCGTTTTGTTTTCTTCTGGATAGGGTCAATTATAATTTGATCATCGGGAATAATATCATTATTTTCTTCAATATCAGGATAAGAATTAGGACAAAAATTAAGTTTATCAATTTGAACAATATTACCAACAATCTTAGAATTTTTACCTTTTATTC from Crocosphaera sp. UHCC 0190 encodes the following:
- a CDS encoding type II toxin-antitoxin system RelE/ParE family toxin; this translates as MTDYRIEFLKTAKKELSKLSRDIQERIRNKIDTLKINPYPPDVKQLKNGDGRLRIRIGDYRIIYRVENNTLVVLVIKIGHRSKIYKQ
- a CDS encoding pseudouridine synthase; this encodes MNQYILFNKPYGVLCQFTDKDNPNTPRPTLKDYIPIPDIYSVGRLDFDSEGLLLLTNNGPLKHRLSHREFAHPRTYWVQVERIPDEPTLNHLRQGVQIKDYCTRPAQVKLLATPPNLSPRNPPIRYRKTVPTSWLEITLTEGRNRQVRRMTAAIGYPTLRLVRVSIGFKTGKTLEKLSLGDLKPGEWREATKLERHSLENLSYQ